In the genome of Deinococcus planocerae, the window TCGGCGGCCCGGCACGCCGCGTCGTACATGTCGGCGAAGGCGCGAACCCGCGCGGCGTCCCACGGCAGCAGGATGAGGTGGAAGTTGAAGGGCAGATGCACCATCGGCGCGTCCCGCGTGCCCGCGAAAGGGAGCAGGCGGTCTACGGGCAGGTAGATCTCGCCCACCATCATCCGCTCGTGCTCGGGAGTCGAGAATTCGTCGAGCACCTGCCTCATCTCGCGGATGTAGGCGTGTGTCTCGGGTTGGTCTTGCGTGTAGACGTGCAGGAGGCTGCCATGCTCGGGCTGTCCGGGCCGCCACTCGGGGTTCTCCGGCTCGTCGAGGAAGCGCTCGTCCTCGGCGAGCAGCCAGATCACGTCCACCCGGAAGCCGTCCACCCCCCGGCGCATCCAGAAGCGCAGCACGTCCGCCATCGCCGCCCGCACCTCGGGGTTGCGCCAGTTGAGGTCGGGTTGAGAGGGGAGGAACTGGTGGAGGTAATACTGCCCGCTGGCCTCGTCGAGCGTCCACGCGCCGCCCCCGAAAAAGGACTTCCAGTTGTTCGGCGGGCCGCCGTCACCCGCCGGGTCGCGCCACACGTACCAGTCACGCTTCGGGCTGTCCCGCCCGGTCAGCGCCTCCCGGAACCACGCGTGATCGGACGACGTGTGGTTGGGCACGAAGTCGAGCATCACCTTCAGGCCCAGCTTCCGCGCCTCCGCCACGAGCGCGTCGAAGTCCTCCAGCGTACCGAAGAGAGGGTCGATGCCTACGTAGTCGGCCACGTCATACCCGAAGTCACGCATCGGGCTCGTGAAGATCGGCGAGAGCCACACCGCCTCCACCCCCAAGCTCGCCACGTACCCCAGCCGCGCCGTGATGCCCCGCAGGTCGCCCACGCCGTCGCCCGAAGCGTCCTGAAAGGAGCGCGGATAAATCTGGTAGATGATGCCGCTCTGCCACCACTGGAGATCGCCGCTCAGAGATTGCGTCACCCGCCGAGCGTAGCAGGAAGAGGGGTGGGCTGAATCGATTCAGAAACCCTTGGGGAAGAGCGCCCCTCACTCCCCCGACGTATCGCTTCCCAGCCTCACCGTCACGTCCGCGCCGGGCACGCCCTCCACGTCCGAGAGCTGCCCGTGCCCCACGTCGCTCAGGACGGCGGCGGCGGCCCTACCGGTGACGGTGGTGGGTTGATCGGCGCGCGGGCCGTCGGAAATCCGCACGTCCTGATAGCCCAGTTCCTCCAGCCGGGCCTTGAGGCGGCGGGCCGAGCCGCCGGGCGCCCCGACGTTCACCACGGCCACGGTCAGGAAGCGCGGATCGTTCGGGTCGCGGAAGTGCTCGCGCACGATGCCTTGCAGACCCGCCCGGTCGGGCAACCAGGTTCCGCCGCCGCCGAAGTCGCCGGGAACGGTGTGCATGTTGACCTTTAACCCGCCGAGCGCCGAGCCGAGGAGCGCGCCGACCTCCGCCCGCGTGAGGTTGGACTTCGTGTTCGCGTCCAGGGCGGCGACCATGCCGGGCAGGCGCCACCAGTTGACCGGATTCTTGACCTGCCCCACCATCGCGCTCAGGTACGTCTGCTGCCGCGCCACCCGCCCGATGTCGCCGAGGCCGTCCTTGCGGAAGCGCAAGAAGCCCTCGGCCTGCTGGCCGCCCAGGTGCTGCCTCCCCGGTTGCAGGTCGATGTGGAGCCCCCCCGCGTTGTCGTCGTACTTCATGCGCTGCGGCACGTCGAGGGTCACGCCGCCCGCCGCGTCGGTCAAGGAGCGCACGGCGTGCAGGGAGAGCAGGGCGTACCCGTCCACCCGCACGCCCGTCAGGCTCTGCACCGCGTCCATCAGCATGTCGGGCCCGCCGTGGACGTTCGAGCCGTTGATCTTGCCTAGTCCCCAGCCGGGAATGTTCATCCACGTGTCGCGCGGAATCGAGAGCAGATTCGCCGTGCCGTCCGGGCGAAACTGCGCGAGCACGATGGTATCGGTCAGGCCACTGTAGTCCTCGGGCGCCGCCGGGTAGGGCCACACCGGACTGGGCGGGTAGTTCGGCGTGACCCCGGCGAGAAGCACCGTCACCGGGCCCTGCGCCTTGCGGGGCAAGGCCCCGTAACGGGCCAGGGCCGGGGCGGCGGGAGAAAACAGGGCGACAAGCCCGGCGAGCAGGACCAGGAGAAGGAGGACGGCACGGCGGCGCACCCGGCGAGTGTAGCGGGCGGGGAGATGAGGGAACAATCAACTTTGGGTTGACGTGGGTTCCTATGGCTGGGGACGAGTTTGCCGCTCAGGTTGAAACGTCCCCAATCTCTTGGGGAAGAGGCCACGCTTGCCTCGGGCACGTCAACGCCTTCAGGTCCACCCCCACACCCGTGGGGAAAACGGCACGCTGGCGGGCACCGGCCAGTACGGGCTCGGACCATCCCCACACCCGTGGGGAAAACGCCCTCACCCACTGGAGGGCCGGGTTCCCGCCCGGACCATCCCCACACCCGTGGGGAAAACAACCCCTGGCCCCCGAACGCCCGCGCTCACCGCGGACCATCCCCACACCCGTGGGGAAAACATCGTCCGTCCCAGGACCTCGCCCGCCCAGAGCGGACCATCCCCACACCCGTGGGGAAAACCGCATCACCACGTCCCTCCTGCTCGGGGACGCCGGACCATCCCCACACCCGTGGGGAAAACCCCGTGCCTCCCCCTGTAGTCCCCCCTCCCGTGCGGACCATCCCCACACCCGTGGGGAAAACGCCGAACTCAGAGTTGGGGTAGGGCTCAAGAGCGGACCATCCCCACACCCGTGGGGAAAACAGGGGGCTCACCCTCACGCATCCGTGGCCCTACGGACCATCCCCACACCCGTGGGGAAAACAGCCCCTCGTGACCGCGCCCGACGAAGTACAACGGACCATCCCCACACCCGTGGGGAAAACTGCGCGTACTGGACGATGCCCTGCATCAGCGCCGGACCATCCCCACACCCGTGGGGAAAACGTGGGGTGGATTCTCTACCTGCGTGACCGTGCCGGACCATCCCCACACCCGTGGGGAAAACTGGGAGGGTGACGAGCAGACGGGAGACCAGTTCGGACCATCCCCACACCCGTGGGGAAAACGCCCTGCGAAACAAGACCGAGCAAGAGGGAGGCGGACCATCCCCACACCCGTGGGGAAAACCACGACCACCGCCTGCTCGACCGCCTCTGGCCCGGACCATCCCCACACCCGTGGGGAAAACCTGGTGCGGTCGGAAGGCGGGGACGTGATCGGCGGACCATCCCCACACCCGTGGGGAAAACGGGATGTTCGCGCAGCCTCACGGGGAGACCGCCGGACCATCCCCACACCCGTGGGGAAAACCCGGGTCCAACCTCGCGCAGGCCGCGCTCGCGCGGACCATCCCCACACCCGTGGGGAAAACCCGCGTCAAGCCCGCCCTGCAGGGCGACCTCACCGGACCATCCCCACACCCGTGGGGAAAACCTGAGCGGGTGCAGGCTCTCGCGGTGCAGGTCCGGACCATCCCCACACCCGTGGGGAAAACGCGCGGGCCGGGAGGTGAGCCGTGAGTTCCAACGGACCATCCCCACACCCGTGGGGAAAACGTAGGCCACTCGGCCCGAAGCATTTGAATACGCGGACCATCCCCACACCCGTGGGGAAAACGGGGTGCGAGCTTGCCCCCGAGCCCCAGGCTGCGGACCATCCCCACACCCGTGGGGAAAACCTCATTTTGGGGAGGGTGGGCGCTTAATTCATCGGACCATCCCCACACCCGTGGGGAAAACCGCAGCGCCGCCGCCACGTTCCCGCCCGCCGCCGGACCATCCCCACACCCGTGGGGAAAACACACCACGATTAGCACGGATAGCAGCGCCGATCGGACCATCCCCACACCCGTGGGGAAAACGATGGGCTTGATCGCCAAGTACCCCTTTGCCCAGGACCATCCCCACACCCGTGGGGAAAACCTGACGCTGGCGCCGCCCGTCCTGCAAGATCACGGACCATCCCCACACCCGTGGGGAAAACGCAGCCGTGACACCTCACGGGAGACGGTAACACGGACCATCCCCACACCCGTGGGGAAAACGGAGGGCGTTCAAGCGGGGGCTCCCATCGGGGCGGACCATCCCCACACCCGTGGGGAAAACCGTCGCCGTCCAGCGCCTCGGCCAACCCACCCCGGACCATCCCCACACCCGTGGGGAAAACGCACCCACGCCGCCCGCCGCGCCCGCCGCTCAGGGACCATCCCCACACCCGTGGGGAAAACCACCTGTACGCCGGGGCCGCCCTGAACGCGGGCGGACCATCCCCACACCCGTGGGGAAAACGGGAGGCGTTCAGGGCAGGTCACAGGGCCGCTCGGACCATCCCCACACCCGTGGGGACCATCCCCACACCCGTGGGGAAAACAGCGCGGCAAAGTCGTCATCCGTGCCCGGCGTCGGACCATCCCCACACCCGTGGGGAAAACCAACTGCTGACCGAGATCGCCAAGCAGGGGGCCGGACCATCCCCACACCCGTGGGGAAAACCACCTGTTCGTGCTCGCGGGGGCGACTGCGCACGGACCATCCCCACACCCGTGGGGAAAACACTCCCAAAACACGCCGTTTCATCCAGCGCGACCAGCCGTAAGCCTCTCGCAGATGGTCCGATACAGCTTACATTGTCATGCGGCTCGGGCATCCTCGCCCAGCACTTCGCCCACCAGCTTAAACGCAGGCGGGCCGAACTTCTCCCCGCTCAGTCTCCCTGCCCGCTTCCCTCCAGCCATCCCGGTAACTCGGCGGGGCGGCCCTGCGCCCACAGGAAGGCGAACTCGCGGGCGTACTCCCGCGCGGCCTCGGAGGCGGTGGTGGCGACGGTGTACTCGTTCAGGCCGCGCGGCGTCCACGACGAGTAGTGCAGGTTCTGGCTGCCTACCGTGAGCATCCGC includes:
- a CDS encoding alpha-amylase family glycosyl hydrolase; this translates as MTQSLSGDLQWWQSGIIYQIYPRSFQDASGDGVGDLRGITARLGYVASLGVEAVWLSPIFTSPMRDFGYDVADYVGIDPLFGTLEDFDALVAEARKLGLKVMLDFVPNHTSSDHAWFREALTGRDSPKRDWYVWRDPAGDGGPPNNWKSFFGGGAWTLDEASGQYYLHQFLPSQPDLNWRNPEVRAAMADVLRFWMRRGVDGFRVDVIWLLAEDERFLDEPENPEWRPGQPEHGSLLHVYTQDQPETHAYIREMRQVLDEFSTPEHERMMVGEIYLPVDRLLPFAGTRDAPMVHLPFNFHLILLPWDAARVRAFADMYDAACRAADTWPNWVLGNHDQHRFKTRVGAAQSRVAQTLLLTLRGTPTAYYGDEIGMENVPIPFEKMVDPAGLQQPDVPSASRDPERTPMQWDASPNAGFAPASATPWLPLAADHQTVNVQAQEADPASDLNYFRALTGLRREHPVLIGGDYRSLDTGHADVFAFERTQGGERLTVLLNFGGEERDLGDVARGQTLLSSLNDTPASGLALRANEARILG
- a CDS encoding LCP family protein; its protein translation is MRRRAVLLLLVLLAGLVALFSPAAPALARYGALPRKAQGPVTVLLAGVTPNYPPSPVWPYPAAPEDYSGLTDTIVLAQFRPDGTANLLSIPRDTWMNIPGWGLGKINGSNVHGGPDMLMDAVQSLTGVRVDGYALLSLHAVRSLTDAAGGVTLDVPQRMKYDDNAGGLHIDLQPGRQHLGGQQAEGFLRFRKDGLGDIGRVARQQTYLSAMVGQVKNPVNWWRLPGMVAALDANTKSNLTRAEVGALLGSALGGLKVNMHTVPGDFGGGGTWLPDRAGLQGIVREHFRDPNDPRFLTVAVVNVGAPGGSARRLKARLEELGYQDVRISDGPRADQPTTVTGRAAAAVLSDVGHGQLSDVEGVPGADVTVRLGSDTSGE